From the genome of Halomonas sp. 1513, one region includes:
- a CDS encoding aldolase: MSSGNASRQENQLREQIATLGQSLFDRGLTMGSSGNISVRLDDGGWLMTPTNACLGRLDPACISRLDGQGQWLDGDKPTKEHFLHMAMYAERPRSGAIVHLHSTHSVAVSCLPDIDPCDCIPPLTAYYVMRVGRLPLVPYHVPGDPTLGDAVRGLAGQHSAVLLANHGPVVAGKNLEAAVYATEELEETAKLFLLLRGENPRALTPEQVAELEARFPRD; this comes from the coding sequence ATGAGCAGTGGCAACGCCTCCCGCCAGGAAAACCAGCTGCGCGAGCAGATCGCCACCCTCGGCCAGTCGCTGTTCGACCGCGGCCTGACCATGGGTTCCAGCGGCAATATCAGCGTGCGTCTCGACGACGGCGGCTGGCTGATGACGCCGACCAACGCCTGCCTGGGACGCCTCGATCCGGCGTGTATCTCGCGCCTTGATGGCCAGGGGCAATGGCTCGACGGCGACAAGCCGACCAAGGAGCACTTCTTGCACATGGCGATGTACGCCGAACGCCCGCGCTCCGGGGCCATCGTGCACCTTCACTCGACTCACTCGGTGGCGGTCTCCTGCCTGCCGGACATCGACCCCTGCGACTGCATACCGCCGCTAACCGCCTACTATGTGATGAGGGTCGGCCGCCTGCCGCTGGTGCCCTACCACGTGCCCGGCGACCCGACCCTGGGCGACGCGGTGCGCGGCCTGGCCGGCCAGCACAGCGCGGTGCTGCTGGCCAACCACGGGCCGGTGGTGGCCGGCAAGAACCTCGAAGCGGCGGTCTACGCCACCGAGGAGCTGGAAGAGACCGCCAAGCTGTTCCTGCTGCTGCGCGGCGAAAATCCGCGGGCCCTGACGCCGGAGCAGGTCGCCGAGCTCGAGGCGCGCTTCCCGCGTGATTGA
- a CDS encoding hydroxypyruvate isomerase, producing MIRLAANLSMLFNEHDFLDRFAAAAQAGFRGVEYLFPYEHAPDTLRGLLDEHGLEQVLFNLPPGDWAAGERGLASLPGREGEFRDSVGEALRYAEALDCPRVHAMAGLLPADADDAAHAAHHATYISNLRFAAREAAKSGRELLIEPINTRDMPGFFLSRQAQAMAVLEEVGEPNLRLQFDLYHCQIMDGDLTRHLERQFAAIGHVQIAGVPERHEPDVGEVHYPSLFERLEALGYAGWIGCEYRPAGDTRRGLGWGREYGLLPG from the coding sequence ATGATTCGACTGGCCGCCAACCTCAGCATGCTGTTCAACGAGCACGACTTCCTCGACCGTTTTGCGGCGGCCGCCCAGGCGGGCTTCCGTGGGGTCGAGTACCTGTTCCCCTACGAGCATGCCCCCGACACTCTGCGCGGCTTGCTTGACGAGCATGGCCTCGAGCAGGTGCTGTTCAACCTGCCGCCGGGGGACTGGGCGGCCGGCGAGCGCGGCCTGGCGAGCCTGCCGGGGCGCGAAGGGGAGTTCCGCGACTCCGTTGGCGAGGCGCTGCGCTACGCCGAGGCGCTCGACTGCCCGCGGGTGCACGCCATGGCCGGGCTGCTGCCCGCCGATGCCGACGACGCGGCCCACGCCGCCCATCACGCCACCTATATCAGTAACCTGCGCTTCGCCGCCCGCGAGGCCGCCAAGTCAGGCCGCGAGCTGCTCATCGAGCCGATCAACACCCGCGACATGCCGGGCTTCTTCCTGTCCCGCCAGGCCCAGGCCATGGCGGTGCTGGAAGAGGTCGGCGAGCCCAACCTGCGACTGCAGTTCGACCTCTATCACTGCCAGATCATGGACGGCGACCTGACGCGCCATCTCGAGCGGCAGTTCGCCGCCATTGGCCACGTGCAGATCGCCGGCGTGCCGGAGCGCCATGAGCCCGACGTCGGCGAGGTGCACTACCCGTCGCTGTTCGAGCGCCTCGAGGCGCTGGGCTACGCTGGCTGGATCGGCTGCGAGTATCGTCCGGCCGGCGACACTCGCCGCGGCCTGGGCTGGGGGCGCGAGTACGGGCTGCTCCCCGGCTGA
- a CDS encoding peptidase M50 translates to MAGPLFSQQWHRVADLRLRLRQHTSLHRHEYRGEPWYVLYDNITGQVHRFTPEAYQIIGRLDGHRTLRDIWEQVSHSLGDAMPTQHELVQLIGRLHGANVLAGDGEVDIDELARRQTRQRRNKWLQMVRSPLGIRIPLFDPERLVAATYPLVRPLISPLGGVLWLITVAAALLLAAMHWSALTDNLADRVLSAGNLLLLALIYPLIKAIHELGHAWTTKDAGGEVHEIGIMLLVFFPVPYVDASAAAACPDKSRRMLVGAAGILVEVFLAALAMFVWAMAEPGMLRALAFNVMLIAGVSTLLFNGNPLLRFDAYYVLADYLEIPNLFNRANQQVTYLVKRYLLGRREVTSQAESRRESAWLVSYALASFAYRLVIMVFIAVFVATRYLFVGILLAIWSISMTLLLPLLKMFKTMIADDALEGSRGKAWGWLLTALTTLAVLLFAVPVPYATNVHGVVDTATPNQLRLGASGELSVRHVDNGDEVQRGERLMELAAPELRTEVALLEAQRRETLEQLTASVGDAGELAILRETLALVERQLDDAEQRVDATRVVSPRDGLLLMPEGEPPLGTYLERGAEVGAVVRPEDLRIRALLPTHRAETVRRDAESVALRLPGSDEVLASRLQWVSPSSSYDVPSEVLTHDGGGQVALDPQAEQPLTAFRRHYLADFSAATLVEHVAMPSLGSRVHVRIEHPAEPLGYRLWRGLRRAFLRLFDV, encoded by the coding sequence ATGGCCGGACCGCTCTTCAGCCAGCAGTGGCATCGGGTCGCCGACCTGCGCCTGCGGCTGCGTCAGCACACCAGCCTGCACCGCCACGAATACCGCGGCGAACCCTGGTATGTGCTCTACGACAACATCACCGGCCAGGTGCACCGCTTCACCCCGGAAGCCTACCAGATCATTGGGCGCCTGGACGGGCATCGCACCCTGCGCGACATCTGGGAGCAGGTCAGTCACTCGCTGGGCGATGCCATGCCCACCCAGCACGAGCTGGTGCAACTGATCGGCCGCCTGCACGGTGCCAACGTGCTGGCCGGCGACGGCGAGGTGGATATCGACGAGCTGGCACGCCGGCAGACCCGGCAGCGTCGCAACAAGTGGCTGCAGATGGTGCGCTCGCCGCTGGGTATTCGCATTCCGCTGTTCGACCCGGAGCGCTTGGTGGCGGCCACCTACCCGCTGGTCAGACCCTTGATCAGCCCGCTCGGCGGGGTGCTGTGGCTGATCACGGTCGCCGCTGCCCTGTTGCTTGCCGCGATGCACTGGTCGGCGCTGACCGACAACCTGGCCGACCGTGTGCTGAGTGCCGGCAACCTGCTGCTGCTGGCGCTGATCTATCCGCTGATCAAGGCGATCCACGAGTTGGGCCACGCCTGGACCACCAAGGATGCCGGCGGCGAAGTGCACGAGATCGGCATCATGCTGCTGGTGTTCTTCCCGGTGCCCTATGTCGATGCCAGCGCGGCGGCGGCCTGCCCCGACAAGTCGCGGCGTATGCTGGTGGGGGCCGCGGGCATCCTGGTGGAGGTGTTCCTGGCGGCGCTGGCGATGTTCGTATGGGCCATGGCCGAGCCCGGCATGCTGCGCGCCCTGGCCTTCAACGTGATGCTGATCGCCGGGGTCTCGACGCTGCTGTTCAACGGCAATCCGCTGCTGCGTTTCGATGCCTACTACGTGCTGGCCGACTACCTCGAGATTCCCAACCTGTTCAACCGCGCCAACCAGCAGGTCACCTACCTGGTCAAGCGCTACCTGCTTGGTCGCCGCGAGGTCACCAGCCAGGCCGAGTCGCGGCGCGAGAGCGCCTGGCTGGTGAGCTATGCGCTGGCCTCGTTCGCCTATCGTCTGGTGATCATGGTGTTCATCGCGGTGTTCGTCGCCACGCGCTATCTGTTCGTGGGGATCCTGCTGGCCATCTGGTCGATCTCCATGACCCTGCTGCTGCCTCTACTCAAGATGTTCAAGACCATGATTGCCGATGACGCCCTGGAAGGATCGCGTGGCAAGGCCTGGGGATGGCTGCTGACCGCGCTGACGACGCTGGCGGTGCTGCTGTTTGCGGTGCCGGTGCCCTACGCCACCAACGTTCACGGGGTGGTGGATACTGCCACCCCCAATCAGCTCCGCCTGGGTGCCAGCGGTGAACTCAGCGTGCGACACGTCGACAACGGCGACGAAGTTCAGCGCGGCGAGCGGCTGATGGAGCTGGCTGCGCCTGAATTACGCACCGAGGTGGCCCTGCTCGAGGCACAGCGACGCGAGACCCTCGAGCAGCTCACCGCCAGCGTCGGCGATGCTGGCGAGCTGGCGATCCTGCGCGAGACCCTGGCGCTGGTCGAGCGGCAGCTGGATGATGCCGAGCAGCGGGTCGATGCCACCCGGGTGGTCAGTCCTCGGGATGGCCTGCTGCTGATGCCCGAGGGTGAACCGCCGCTGGGCACCTACCTCGAGCGCGGTGCCGAGGTCGGCGCAGTGGTGCGCCCCGAGGACCTGCGCATCCGGGCACTGCTGCCGACGCACCGCGCCGAGACCGTGCGTCGCGATGCCGAGTCGGTGGCGCTGCGGCTACCGGGCAGCGACGAGGTGCTGGCCTCGCGGCTGCAGTGGGTATCCCCGAGCTCCTCCTATGACGTGCCCAGCGAGGTACTCACCCATGACGGCGGCGGCCAGGTCGCCCTCGACCCCCAGGCCGAACAGCCGCTCACCGCCTTTCGGCGTCACTACCTGGCCGACTTCAGCGCCGCGACTCTGGTCGAGCATGTGGCGATGCCGTCGCTGGGCAGCCGCGTCCACGTACGCATCGAACATCCCGCCGAGCCGCTGGGGTACCGCCTGTGGCGAGGCCTGCGGCGTGCCTTCCTGAGGCTGTTCGATGTCTGA
- a CDS encoding NAD-dependent epimerase, whose amino-acid sequence MHILITGAAGFLGQRLLHRLIDRGELCGQAISRFTLVDQGEAAVPQAAGIEFDNRALDITAPGAWDSVLDGRPDVIYHLAAVVSSAAEADLDLGMAVNFDATRALLEGCRARELSATRLVMASSVAAYGGDLPETLDDMTALQPQNSYGAQKAMCELLINDYSRRGLVDGRVLRLPTIVIRPGRPNAAASSFASSILREPLNGEEAICPVPREQPLFVMSPGKVIEALVHGAEVDGDALGKFRAFMLPGITVTVAEMLEALGQAAGDEAVARVRHEPDPRIAAIIASWPARFDTAKADRLGFAGDDDFKQIIDAFISEQQ is encoded by the coding sequence ATGCATATTCTGATCACCGGCGCCGCCGGCTTTCTCGGCCAGCGCCTGCTGCACCGCCTGATCGACCGCGGCGAGCTGTGCGGTCAAGCGATCAGCCGCTTCACGCTGGTCGACCAGGGTGAGGCCGCCGTGCCCCAGGCAGCGGGCATCGAATTCGACAACCGGGCGCTGGATATCACCGCCCCCGGCGCCTGGGACAGCGTGCTCGACGGCCGCCCCGACGTCATCTACCACCTGGCGGCGGTGGTGAGTTCCGCCGCCGAGGCAGATCTCGACCTCGGCATGGCGGTGAACTTCGACGCCACCCGGGCACTGCTGGAAGGCTGCCGCGCCCGTGAGCTGAGCGCCACGCGGCTGGTGATGGCAAGCTCAGTGGCCGCCTACGGCGGCGACCTGCCCGAGACCCTCGACGACATGACCGCGCTGCAGCCGCAGAACTCCTACGGCGCCCAGAAGGCGATGTGCGAGCTGCTGATCAACGACTATAGCCGCCGCGGCCTGGTCGACGGCCGCGTGCTGCGCCTGCCGACCATCGTGATCCGCCCCGGGCGGCCCAACGCCGCGGCGTCGAGCTTCGCCTCGAGCATCCTGCGCGAGCCGTTGAACGGCGAGGAGGCAATCTGCCCGGTGCCGCGCGAGCAGCCGCTGTTCGTGATGTCGCCAGGCAAGGTGATCGAGGCGCTGGTGCACGGCGCCGAGGTCGACGGCGACGCGCTGGGCAAGTTCCGCGCTTTCATGCTGCCGGGGATCACGGTCACGGTCGCCGAGATGCTCGAGGCGCTGGGCCAAGCCGCTGGCGACGAGGCCGTGGCCCGGGTGCGCCATGAGCCCGACCCGCGCATCGCGGCGATCATCGCCAGCTGGCCGGCGCGCTTCGATACCGCCAAGGCCGACCGCTTGGGCTTCGCCGGCGACGACGATTTCAAGCAGATCATCGATGCGTTCATATCGGAGCAGCAGTGA
- a CDS encoding 3-hydroxyisobutyrate dehydrogenase: MGMGTARALHERGLTVTGCDVSADARDAFVAHGGSSVASPAELAGCDVVVLLVVNGEQVEQVLFGEQGLVGQLAPGSLVVQCATVAPSQARGLGERLAGAGLAMLDAPVSGGAAKARSGDLSVMASGDAVAFDKAQPVLDAMAATVYRLGDEPGVGSSMKLVNQLLAGVHIATAAEAMALGIRMGLDPDTVYDVITHSAGNSWMFENRVPHILEGDYTPLSAVDIFVKDLNIVHQTGRELAMPTPVAASALQQFTAAKGAGFGREDDSAVIKVYQRLSGIDLPQAANDADAGGDP; this comes from the coding sequence ATGGGCATGGGCACGGCGCGGGCGCTTCACGAGCGGGGCCTGACGGTGACCGGCTGCGACGTCTCGGCGGATGCCCGGGACGCCTTCGTGGCCCACGGCGGCAGCAGCGTGGCGTCACCGGCGGAGCTGGCCGGCTGTGACGTCGTGGTGCTGCTGGTGGTCAACGGCGAGCAGGTCGAGCAGGTGCTGTTCGGCGAGCAGGGTCTGGTCGGCCAACTGGCGCCGGGCAGCCTGGTCGTCCAGTGTGCCACCGTGGCGCCCAGCCAGGCCCGCGGCCTCGGCGAGCGGCTGGCCGGCGCCGGGCTTGCGATGCTTGATGCGCCGGTCAGCGGCGGGGCAGCCAAGGCGCGCAGCGGTGATCTCTCGGTGATGGCGTCTGGCGATGCCGTCGCCTTCGACAAGGCTCAGCCGGTGCTCGACGCCATGGCCGCTACCGTCTACCGGCTGGGCGACGAGCCCGGCGTCGGCTCGAGCATGAAGCTGGTCAACCAGCTGCTCGCCGGGGTGCATATCGCCACCGCCGCCGAGGCCATGGCACTGGGCATCCGCATGGGCCTCGACCCGGACACCGTATACGACGTCATCACCCACTCGGCGGGCAACTCCTGGATGTTCGAGAACCGCGTGCCGCATATTCTCGAGGGCGACTATACGCCGCTCTCCGCCGTGGACATCTTCGTCAAGGATCTCAATATCGTGCATCAGACCGGCCGCGAGCTGGCCATGCCCACCCCGGTGGCGGCCAGCGCCCTGCAGCAGTTCACCGCCGCCAAGGGCGCCGGCTTCGGCCGCGAGGATGACTCGGCGGTGATCAAGGTCTATCAGCGCCTGTCGGGCATTGACCTGCCCCAGGCGGCCAACGATGCCGACGCCGGAGGTGACCCATGA
- a CDS encoding GntR family transcriptional regulator: protein MSTSSPPRRRRGSARTTLSQVAAAAGVSAITVSRALNTPERVNAETRRHILATVERLGYVPNLVAGSLASASSRFIAVIVPSLSNAVFIEVIQGLQETFEAEGYQILLGNTDYDLDREAQLVRTFLGWSCSALVTAGLRHSDACRALLRQGDKPVMEMMELGEALDLNVGLDHVAAGRCMAHHLLARGHREIVYVGGRMAEDYRAGMRYSGHREVLEEAGLAAPLLDLERLGNLEVGATALDQVLASHPRADAIHFANDDLATGALLHAQRLGLGVPKDIAIVGFNGLPLGQFVTPRLTTIRSPRHRMGQLAAEQLLAQLAGERVARQKDVGFTLLIGDSA from the coding sequence ATGTCTACCTCATCTCCCCCACGCCGACGACGCGGTTCGGCGCGCACCACCCTGAGCCAGGTCGCCGCAGCGGCCGGCGTCTCGGCGATCACGGTATCCAGGGCGCTGAATACGCCGGAGCGCGTCAATGCCGAGACTCGTCGGCATATCCTCGCCACCGTGGAGCGGCTCGGCTATGTGCCCAACCTGGTGGCCGGCAGTCTGGCCTCGGCCAGCTCGCGGTTCATCGCGGTGATCGTGCCGTCGCTGTCCAACGCGGTGTTCATCGAGGTCATCCAGGGGCTGCAGGAGACCTTCGAGGCCGAGGGCTACCAGATCCTGCTCGGCAACACCGACTACGATCTCGACCGCGAGGCCCAGCTGGTGCGCACCTTCCTGGGCTGGTCCTGCTCGGCACTGGTCACCGCCGGGCTGCGCCACAGCGACGCCTGCCGCGCCCTGCTGCGCCAGGGGGACAAGCCGGTCATGGAGATGATGGAGCTGGGCGAGGCGCTGGATCTCAATGTCGGCCTGGACCACGTCGCGGCCGGGCGCTGCATGGCCCACCACCTGCTGGCGCGCGGTCATCGCGAGATCGTCTACGTGGGGGGGCGAATGGCCGAGGACTACCGCGCCGGCATGCGCTACTCAGGCCACCGCGAGGTGCTCGAGGAGGCGGGACTGGCGGCGCCGCTACTCGACCTGGAGCGTCTGGGAAACCTGGAGGTAGGTGCCACGGCCCTCGATCAGGTACTCGCGTCGCATCCCCGCGCCGATGCCATCCACTTCGCCAACGATGACCTGGCCACCGGCGCTCTGCTCCATGCCCAGCGCCTCGGCCTCGGCGTACCCAAGGACATCGCCATCGTCGGCTTCAACGGCCTGCCGCTGGGCCAGTTCGTCACGCCGCGGCTCACCACCATCCGCTCGCCGCGGCACCGTATGGGGCAGCTGGCGGCAGAGCAACTGTTGGCGCAGCTGGCCGGCGAGCGCGTGGCGCGGCAAAAGGATGTCGGCTTCACGCTGCTGATCGGCGACAGCGCATAA
- a CDS encoding TRAP transporter small permease protein — translation MLTAFLRVEHQLTRLAMAIAIVMLVISVTLSFYQVLTRFVFNAPSTWTEVASRASMIWCVFMAAAATFRGGYMMAVEAIYKVIPERFALWLETAIVLCCLLVLGVLIYFGILMTGRVGNQTMSGMNIPMSYAYAAIPTGSAFAIVAVLARLFAQLSGREAVGPDNSEVSPEVELQQVQQAQQDIAKDDASGGPRP, via the coding sequence ATGCTCACTGCGTTTTTGCGCGTCGAGCACCAGTTGACGCGTCTGGCGATGGCCATCGCCATCGTCATGCTGGTGATCTCGGTGACGCTCAGTTTCTATCAGGTACTGACCCGCTTCGTGTTCAACGCCCCCTCGACCTGGACCGAGGTGGCCTCGCGGGCGTCGATGATCTGGTGCGTGTTCATGGCCGCCGCGGCCACTTTCCGCGGCGGCTACATGATGGCCGTGGAGGCGATCTACAAGGTCATACCCGAGCGCTTTGCGCTATGGCTGGAGACGGCCATCGTGCTGTGCTGCCTGCTGGTGCTGGGGGTGCTGATCTACTTCGGTATCCTGATGACCGGTCGCGTCGGCAACCAGACCATGTCAGGCATGAACATTCCCATGTCCTACGCCTACGCGGCGATTCCCACCGGGTCGGCGTTCGCCATCGTCGCGGTGCTGGCGCGGCTGTTCGCCCAGCTCAGCGGGCGCGAAGCGGTCGGCCCCGACAACAGCGAGGTCAGCCCCGAGGTCGAGCTGCAGCAGGTGCAGCAGGCCCAGCAGGATATCGCCAAGGATGACGCAAGCGGGGGGCCGCGCCCATGA
- a CDS encoding efflux transporter periplasmic adaptor subunit has protein sequence MRGADQVKATHSYLKYSILSLAALAAAPVAHAESLGVEDVSCLVEPGRLAILSSQLPGVIDEIQVAPGDSVSRGDTLFTLKREVEQASRSLEVARAEYAGRRLQRNQRMIEQGMLSDSEADELNTDLRVARLQGELAAAQLDQRTSQAPFDGVITQQHAEQGEYIDATPVLELAQLDPLKIEAVLPLVAYGSVAVGDVYEVALASPVERRVSAEVSRVDSIIDASSGTFVIELRLDNPDGEIPAGINCQLS, from the coding sequence ATGCGAGGAGCCGACCAGGTGAAAGCAACGCACAGCTATCTCAAATACTCGATCTTGTCATTGGCGGCGCTCGCCGCCGCGCCGGTGGCGCATGCCGAATCTCTGGGGGTGGAGGACGTCAGCTGCCTGGTAGAGCCCGGGCGCCTGGCCATCCTCTCCAGTCAGCTACCCGGCGTGATCGACGAGATTCAGGTCGCCCCCGGCGACAGCGTCAGCCGAGGCGATACGCTGTTCACCCTCAAGCGCGAGGTGGAACAGGCCAGCCGCAGCCTGGAAGTGGCGCGCGCCGAATATGCCGGGCGGCGCCTGCAGCGCAACCAGCGCATGATCGAGCAGGGCATGCTCAGCGACAGCGAGGCCGACGAACTCAACACCGACCTGCGCGTGGCTCGCCTGCAGGGCGAGCTGGCGGCGGCTCAGCTCGATCAGCGCACCAGCCAGGCCCCCTTCGATGGCGTCATCACCCAGCAGCACGCGGAGCAGGGGGAGTATATCGACGCCACCCCGGTGCTCGAGCTGGCACAGCTCGACCCGCTGAAGATCGAGGCAGTGCTGCCGCTGGTGGCCTACGGCTCGGTGGCGGTGGGGGACGTCTACGAGGTGGCGCTGGCAAGCCCAGTGGAGCGGCGGGTCAGCGCAGAAGTCTCGCGGGTCGACAGTATCATCGATGCGTCCAGCGGAACCTTTGTGATCGAGCTACGCCTCGACAACCCGGACGGCGAGATTCCTGCCGGCATCAACTGCCAGCTGTCGTAA
- a CDS encoding C4-dicarboxylate ABC transporter substrate-binding protein → MTTRLARRPLVTAIGGAVSLTLAGMALQAQAATEISLGHTLSSTSHYAVGAQAFKETLEELSDGAFTVTEHSSGSLGGEREMIEGLQIGTVDIVITSTGPLGNFVPETYVLDLPFLFEDYDQARCVLDSELGDELLTKMSDHDLVGLAWSENGFRHMTNSRREISSPADADGLRVRTMENEVHQEAFRQMGARPTPMAFPELFTALQQGTVDGQENPITVIVATNFWEVQDYLSLTGHVYSPSAVLGSPILLDGLSDEEREWFHEAARASAEATRGEVSRLEEEGVALLEENGMTVKTDIDIGPFQEAVAPAYEIFTAEHGSEMLDRIQEKAASC, encoded by the coding sequence ATGACAACACGCCTAGCTCGTCGTCCCCTGGTCACCGCCATCGGCGGTGCCGTTTCACTGACCCTGGCCGGCATGGCTCTGCAGGCCCAGGCCGCTACCGAGATCAGCCTCGGCCACACGCTCTCCTCCACCTCCCACTATGCGGTGGGCGCCCAGGCCTTCAAGGAGACCCTGGAGGAACTCTCCGACGGCGCCTTCACCGTCACCGAACACAGCTCCGGCTCACTGGGCGGTGAGCGCGAGATGATCGAGGGCTTGCAGATCGGCACCGTGGACATCGTCATCACCTCCACCGGGCCGCTCGGCAACTTCGTGCCCGAGACCTACGTGCTCGACCTGCCGTTCCTGTTCGAGGACTACGACCAGGCGCGCTGCGTGCTCGACAGCGAGCTCGGCGACGAGCTGCTGACCAAGATGAGCGACCATGACCTGGTCGGCCTGGCCTGGTCGGAGAACGGCTTCCGTCACATGACCAACAGCCGCCGCGAGATCAGCTCGCCGGCCGATGCCGACGGCCTGCGGGTGCGCACCATGGAGAACGAGGTCCACCAGGAAGCGTTCCGCCAGATGGGCGCCCGGCCCACCCCGATGGCCTTCCCCGAGCTGTTCACCGCCCTGCAGCAGGGCACCGTGGATGGCCAGGAGAACCCCATCACGGTGATCGTGGCCACCAACTTCTGGGAAGTGCAGGACTACCTGTCGCTGACCGGCCACGTCTATTCGCCCTCCGCGGTGCTCGGCTCGCCGATCCTGCTCGACGGCTTGAGCGACGAGGAGCGCGAGTGGTTCCACGAGGCTGCCCGCGCCTCCGCCGAGGCGACTCGCGGAGAAGTCTCGCGCCTCGAGGAGGAGGGTGTCGCGCTGCTCGAAGAGAACGGCATGACGGTCAAGACCGACATCGACATCGGCCCCTTCCAGGAAGCCGTGGCGCCGGCCTACGAGATCTTCACCGCCGAGCACGGTAGCGAGATGCTCGACCGGATCCAGGAAAAAGCTGCCAGCTGCTGA
- a CDS encoding preprotein translocase subunit SecA, with protein sequence MALVKLPGDVIARPERHIQPPGALEPAWQRVSARLALPGWLRLLARRAVLPLIHRYARRLRDLDETALDAYRDDLRRRLLAAGLSPRRTLEAFAVVREVAWRELGMAHHDVQLLGGLTLLAGQVAEMHTGEGKTLTATLPAATAALAGIPVHVVTVNDYLAARDAESMRPVYAALGLSVGVIVHDMRPDQRRDAYAADVVYCTNKELLFDYLRDTQQLGRDRHPLMAHAARLEGRLDHRRLLLRGLHYAIVDEADSVMLDEAGTPLILSGPAPQDALDVALLDELLALAGDFEDGRDFVREQGGIHLTEDGRRRLEQQAEALLAGRGASSGWLGQSRREWLLQQALVARYHFQRDHHYLVREGKVQIIDEHTGRVMADRSWEKGLQQMIERLEGCEPSDPNATLARLTYQRFFRRYQHLAGMTGTAHEVRHELWRTYRLRVVPIPPHRPSRRRWLGHTCVDSVSEKWQRVAAHARRRAEAGQPVLIATVTLGESEALSSELHQQGLGHTVLNARQDAEEAAVVASAGVSGAITVATSMAGRGTDIALDAAAKAAGGLHVIIAGHHDAARVDRQIAGRCARQGDPGSVEFIVCAEEALLDELDERWQPRSGRLVRRLRRAQARREARHARSRARLTRNDWREDDLLGFSGKGE encoded by the coding sequence ATGGCGCTGGTGAAGCTGCCCGGTGACGTCATCGCGCGCCCCGAACGGCATATTCAGCCGCCGGGCGCGCTGGAGCCGGCCTGGCAGCGGGTCAGCGCGCGACTGGCGCTGCCCGGCTGGCTGAGGCTGCTGGCGCGCCGCGCCGTGCTGCCGCTGATTCACCGCTATGCTCGGCGCCTGCGCGACCTCGACGAGACGGCGCTCGACGCCTATCGCGATGACCTGCGTCGCCGCCTGCTGGCCGCCGGGCTCTCGCCGCGGCGCACCCTCGAGGCCTTTGCCGTGGTGCGCGAAGTGGCCTGGCGCGAGCTAGGCATGGCGCATCATGATGTCCAGCTGCTTGGCGGACTGACTCTGCTGGCTGGCCAGGTGGCAGAGATGCACACCGGCGAGGGCAAGACCCTTACCGCGACCCTGCCGGCGGCGACCGCGGCGCTGGCCGGCATCCCGGTGCACGTGGTCACCGTCAACGACTACCTGGCCGCCCGTGACGCCGAGTCGATGCGCCCGGTGTATGCCGCGCTGGGCTTGAGCGTCGGCGTGATCGTCCATGACATGCGCCCCGACCAGCGGCGCGATGCCTATGCCGCCGACGTGGTCTACTGCACCAACAAGGAGCTGTTGTTCGATTACCTGCGCGACACCCAGCAGCTGGGGCGCGACCGCCACCCGCTGATGGCCCATGCCGCCAGGCTCGAAGGGCGCCTCGACCACCGTCGCCTGCTGCTGCGCGGCCTGCATTACGCCATCGTCGACGAGGCCGACAGCGTGATGCTCGACGAGGCGGGCACGCCGCTGATCCTGTCCGGTCCGGCGCCCCAGGATGCCCTCGACGTCGCGCTGCTCGATGAGCTCCTGGCGCTGGCCGGGGACTTCGAGGATGGGCGCGACTTCGTCCGCGAGCAGGGCGGTATTCACCTTACCGAAGACGGCCGTCGGCGCCTCGAGCAGCAGGCCGAGGCGCTTCTCGCCGGGCGCGGTGCCAGCAGCGGCTGGCTGGGGCAGTCACGCCGTGAATGGCTGCTGCAGCAGGCACTGGTGGCCCGCTACCATTTCCAGCGTGACCACCACTATCTGGTGCGCGAGGGCAAGGTGCAGATCATCGATGAGCATACCGGGCGGGTGATGGCCGACCGCAGCTGGGAGAAGGGGCTGCAGCAGATGATCGAGCGCCTCGAGGGCTGCGAGCCGAGTGACCCCAACGCCACCCTGGCGCGGCTTACCTACCAGCGCTTCTTTCGCCGCTACCAGCACCTCGCCGGGATGACCGGCACCGCCCACGAAGTCCGCCATGAGCTGTGGCGAACCTATCGCCTCAGGGTGGTGCCGATTCCCCCGCACCGGCCCAGCCGGCGGCGCTGGTTGGGGCACACCTGCGTCGACAGCGTAAGCGAGAAATGGCAGCGCGTCGCGGCTCACGCCCGGCGGCGTGCCGAGGCTGGACAGCCGGTGCTGATTGCCACCGTGACCCTCGGCGAGTCGGAGGCGCTGAGCAGCGAACTGCACCAGCAGGGGCTCGGGCATACCGTGCTCAACGCCCGCCAGGATGCCGAGGAGGCGGCGGTGGTGGCCAGCGCCGGCGTGTCCGGCGCGATCACCGTGGCGACCAGCATGGCGGGGCGCGGGACGGACATTGCCTTGGACGCCGCGGCCAAGGCGGCCGGCGGCCTGCACGTGATCATTGCCGGCCACCACGATGCCGCGCGGGTCGACCGCCAGATCGCCGGGCGTTGCGCTCGCCAAGGGGACCCGGGTAGCGTCGAGTTCATCGTGTGTGCTGAGGAGGCTCTGCTCGACGAGCTGGACGAGCGCTGGCAGCCGCGCTCGGGGCGGCTGGTGAGACGGCTACGACGTGCCCAGGCGCGCCGCGAAGCGCGCCACGCCAGGTCGCGGGCGCGCTTGACGCGCAATGACTGGCGCGAAGACGATCTGCTGGGATTCAGCGGAAAAGGCGAATGA